In the Sinorhizobium arboris LMG 14919 genome, one interval contains:
- a CDS encoding CGNR zinc finger domain-containing protein, with the protein MSFTWTAHRFSGGALALDVANSVVLRFDPQRRIDRFEDPEAIDGFAAAANLYGAERDRFGTLIATRPERRDAFIGLREATDRHFRALVQTEDRPDLLADLLDAIATILRQTANDGKGTPLDVATARSALGLVAGPESGRLKICPNCAWLFLDRSRNRSRTWCDMAVCGNRTKARRHYRRSREEPKP; encoded by the coding sequence ATGAGTTTCACCTGGACCGCACATCGTTTCTCGGGCGGCGCGCTCGCGCTGGACGTCGCCAATTCCGTTGTCCTGCGCTTCGATCCCCAGCGTCGGATCGATCGCTTCGAAGACCCGGAGGCAATTGATGGCTTCGCCGCGGCGGCCAATCTTTACGGTGCCGAACGGGACCGTTTCGGAACGCTGATTGCGACGCGGCCGGAACGCCGGGACGCATTCATCGGTTTGCGGGAGGCCACGGATCGCCATTTTCGCGCCCTGGTGCAGACGGAAGACCGGCCCGATCTCCTGGCGGACCTCCTGGATGCGATCGCCACCATCCTGCGTCAAACCGCGAACGATGGCAAAGGCACGCCTCTCGATGTCGCCACGGCTCGTTCGGCGCTTGGTCTCGTTGCCGGCCCGGAATCGGGACGGCTGAAAATATGCCCCAATTGCGCATGGCTCTTTCTCGACCGCAGCCGCAACCGGAGCAGAACATGGTGCGACATGGCCGTTTGCGGCAACCGTACGAAGGCCAGGCGCCATTATCGCCGCAGCAGAGAGGAACCGAAGCCATGA
- the moaD gene encoding molybdopterin converting factor subunit 1 translates to MSTVNLVYFSWVRERIGRPEETLELPEDVVTVADLLGYLKARGEEYAAAFEHSNVIRAAINQEHVEHGEPIAGAREIALFPPMTGG, encoded by the coding sequence ATGAGCACGGTAAACCTCGTCTATTTCTCCTGGGTTCGCGAGCGCATCGGCAGGCCAGAGGAAACACTGGAACTGCCGGAGGATGTCGTGACGGTCGCCGACCTGCTTGGCTACCTGAAAGCCCGTGGCGAGGAATATGCCGCGGCATTCGAGCACTCGAACGTCATCCGGGCGGCGATCAACCAGGAGCATGTTGAGCACGGCGAGCCGATCGCCGGCGCCCGCGAGATCGCCCTCTTCCCGCCGATGACGGGCGGCTGA
- a CDS encoding glutathione S-transferase family protein translates to MTRKLYALSGADKSRPFSPHVWKTKLSLAHKGLAADIAAVGFTEIPRLEEGATKIVPLLRDGEKLVSDSFDIALYLEETYPDRPSLFAGEGGKAMARFVEGWSQTALHPAIVRIAIMDIHDSLDPVDQAYFRASREERFGRSLEAVAEAGRGDLETFSTKLEPLRHMLKFQPFLGGGGPLFADYIVFGALQWARIVSPHRLLAPGDVVTDWFERCLDLHHGLGRSVTAA, encoded by the coding sequence ATGACCCGCAAACTCTATGCACTCTCTGGAGCCGACAAGAGCCGTCCGTTTTCGCCCCATGTGTGGAAGACGAAGCTATCGCTCGCGCATAAGGGGCTTGCCGCCGACATTGCCGCGGTCGGCTTCACCGAAATACCGAGACTGGAGGAGGGGGCGACAAAGATCGTTCCCCTGCTGCGCGATGGAGAAAAACTCGTCAGCGACAGCTTCGATATCGCGCTCTATCTTGAAGAGACCTATCCTGATCGTCCCTCCCTTTTTGCCGGGGAAGGCGGCAAGGCGATGGCTCGGTTCGTCGAGGGCTGGTCGCAGACAGCCCTGCATCCGGCGATCGTGCGCATCGCAATCATGGACATCCATGACAGCCTCGATCCCGTCGATCAGGCCTATTTCCGGGCAAGCCGCGAGGAACGCTTCGGCCGGTCGCTGGAGGCGGTTGCCGAGGCCGGGCGAGGAGACCTCGAAACCTTCTCGACGAAGCTCGAGCCGCTTCGCCACATGCTGAAGTTTCAGCCCTTCCTCGGCGGCGGCGGACCGCTGTTTGCCGACTATATCGTCTTCGGCGCGTTGCAATGGGCGCGCATCGTTTCTCCACACCGCCTGCTTGCCCCAGGTGACGTCGTCACCGATTGGTTCGAGCGCTGCCTTGACCTTCACCACGGCCTCGGCCGCAGCGTGACAGCGGCGTGA
- the ndk gene encoding nucleoside-diphosphate kinase, which translates to MAIERTFSMIKPDATKRNLTGAITKMLEDAGLRVVASKRVWMSRREAEGFYAVHKDRPFFGELVEFMSSGPTVVQVLEGENAIAKNREVMGATNPANAAEGTIRKVHALSIGENSVHGSDAPETAAEEIAYWFSGTEIVG; encoded by the coding sequence ATGGCGATTGAACGTACCTTTTCGATGATCAAGCCGGATGCGACGAAGCGCAACCTGACCGGCGCCATCACCAAGATGCTGGAAGATGCCGGCCTGCGCGTCGTCGCCTCGAAGCGCGTCTGGATGAGCCGCCGCGAAGCCGAAGGCTTCTATGCCGTCCACAAGGACCGCCCGTTCTTCGGCGAACTCGTCGAGTTCATGTCCTCCGGCCCCACCGTGGTACAGGTTCTCGAAGGCGAGAACGCCATTGCCAAGAACCGTGAAGTCATGGGTGCCACCAACCCGGCCAACGCCGCCGAGGGCACGATCCGCAAGGTCCACGCTCTTTCGATCGGCGAAAACTCGGTTCACGGTTCCGATGCCCCGGAAACGGCTGCGGAGGAAATCGCCTATTGGTTCTCCGGCACCGAGATCGTCGGCTGA
- a CDS encoding DinB family protein encodes MHDHYRMFADYNRWANRRLYAAASELSDSEYRENKGAFFGSLHGTLNHILAADRIWMKRFTKDGEAPSRLDAILHDDLIGLTAARVAEDERIIAWIDSLDEKRLAGRITYSPLTNPVEITERLGRTLAHFFNHQTHHRGQAHATLTALKHPSLTLDLVFFLRTEGEKWAD; translated from the coding sequence ATGCACGACCATTACCGAATGTTCGCCGACTATAATCGCTGGGCCAACAGGCGGCTCTATGCTGCCGCCTCGGAATTGTCGGACTCGGAATACCGGGAGAACAAGGGAGCGTTTTTCGGCTCGCTGCACGGGACGCTGAACCATATCCTCGCGGCAGACCGTATCTGGATGAAGCGATTTACGAAAGACGGCGAAGCGCCCTCTCGGCTCGACGCCATCCTGCACGACGATTTGATCGGACTGACGGCGGCGAGGGTAGCCGAGGACGAGCGGATCATTGCGTGGATCGACAGCCTCGACGAGAAGCGTCTTGCAGGGCGCATCACCTATTCTCCGCTGACCAATCCCGTCGAGATCACGGAAAGACTCGGACGGACGCTTGCGCATTTCTTCAACCACCAGACCCATCACCGCGGCCAGGCGCATGCGACCCTGACCGCGCTTAAGCACCCCTCACTGACGCTGGACCTGGTTTTCTTCCTGCGGACCGAGGGCGAGAAGTGGGCCGACTGA
- a CDS encoding ABC-F family ATP-binding cassette domain-containing protein — translation MIQISGLSARIAGRLLIDNASVTLPAGTKAGLVGRNGAGKSTLFRVITGELAAEAGSVSLPRNARIGQVAQEAPGTEEPLIEIVLKADRERTALVAEAETATDPHRIAEIQTRLADIGAHSAEARAASILAGLGFDHQAQKRPASSFSGGWRMRVALASVLFSEPDLLLLDEPTNYLDLEGTLWLEDYIRRYPHTVIIISHDRDLLNTAVSAIVHLDQKKLTFYRGSYDQFERQKAEADELQMKAKAKNEAARKHLQSFIDRFKAKASKARQAQSRIKALERMGTVAAVIEDHVQGFAFPDPEKQVASPIVAIQGGAVGYEPGKPVLKRLNLRIDADDRIALLGSNGNGKSTFAKFIAGRLDAEAGEVRIAPGLKVGFFAQHQLDDLVPTHSAVEHVRRRMPEAPEAKVRSRVAQMGLATEKMDTAAKDLSGGEKARLLMGLAAFEAPNLLILDEPTNHLDIDSRNALIAALNDFSGAVILISHDRHLIEATADRLWLVRDGTVASYDGDLEDYRGLIVGGPKPRDEKPRSNGSDEALSRADQRKANADKRASLAPLRKKINEIESLTGKLEKLIQALDAELADPALYEKAPAKAAQRAKERADAAEKLAAAEEQWLELSAEYEEAMAG, via the coding sequence ATGATCCAGATATCCGGCCTCTCCGCCCGCATTGCGGGCCGTCTGCTCATCGATAACGCTTCCGTGACGCTTCCCGCGGGCACGAAGGCCGGTCTCGTCGGACGCAACGGCGCCGGCAAGTCGACGCTCTTCCGGGTCATCACCGGCGAGCTTGCGGCGGAAGCCGGCAGCGTTTCCTTGCCCAGGAACGCGCGGATCGGGCAGGTCGCGCAGGAAGCGCCGGGGACGGAAGAACCTCTGATCGAGATCGTGCTCAAGGCCGACAGGGAACGCACGGCGCTGGTCGCCGAAGCGGAGACGGCGACCGACCCGCACCGGATCGCCGAGATCCAGACGCGGCTCGCCGACATCGGCGCCCATTCGGCGGAAGCGCGCGCGGCAAGCATCCTCGCCGGGCTCGGCTTCGACCACCAGGCGCAGAAGCGTCCTGCCTCCTCCTTTTCCGGTGGCTGGCGCATGCGCGTCGCGCTTGCATCGGTCCTTTTTTCCGAGCCGGACCTCCTGCTCTTGGACGAGCCGACCAACTATCTCGACCTCGAAGGAACCCTGTGGCTCGAGGATTATATCCGCCGCTATCCGCACACCGTGATCATCATCAGCCACGATCGCGACCTCCTGAACACCGCGGTGAGCGCGATCGTTCACCTTGATCAGAAGAAACTCACCTTCTATCGCGGCTCCTACGATCAGTTCGAGCGGCAGAAGGCGGAGGCGGACGAACTCCAGATGAAGGCGAAGGCCAAGAACGAGGCTGCCCGCAAGCATCTGCAGAGTTTCATCGATCGCTTCAAGGCAAAAGCCTCCAAGGCCCGTCAGGCCCAGAGCCGCATCAAGGCGCTGGAGCGGATGGGCACCGTTGCAGCCGTGATCGAAGACCATGTCCAGGGCTTCGCCTTTCCCGATCCGGAGAAGCAGGTGGCCTCGCCGATCGTCGCCATCCAGGGCGGCGCAGTCGGCTACGAACCGGGCAAACCTGTCCTGAAGAGGCTCAATCTGCGCATCGACGCGGACGACCGGATCGCCCTGCTCGGCTCCAACGGCAACGGCAAATCGACCTTTGCGAAGTTCATCGCGGGACGCCTCGATGCGGAAGCGGGCGAGGTGCGGATCGCTCCGGGACTGAAGGTGGGTTTCTTCGCCCAGCACCAGCTCGACGATCTCGTGCCGACGCACAGCGCCGTGGAGCACGTGCGCCGCCGCATGCCGGAAGCACCGGAAGCGAAGGTGCGCTCCCGCGTGGCGCAGATGGGACTGGCGACCGAAAAGATGGACACCGCGGCCAAGGATCTCTCCGGTGGCGAGAAGGCGCGCCTTCTGATGGGCCTTGCCGCCTTCGAGGCGCCGAACCTCCTTATCCTCGACGAGCCCACCAACCATCTTGATATCGACAGCCGCAACGCACTCATCGCCGCCCTCAACGATTTCTCCGGCGCGGTCATTCTCATCTCCCACGACCGGCACCTGATCGAGGCGACGGCCGACCGGCTGTGGCTGGTGCGCGACGGGACCGTCGCCAGCTATGACGGCGATCTCGAGGATTATCGGGGACTGATCGTGGGAGGGCCGAAGCCCAGGGACGAAAAGCCCAGATCGAACGGCTCGGATGAGGCGCTCTCCAGGGCGGACCAGCGCAAGGCCAATGCCGACAAGCGTGCCTCATTGGCGCCTCTGAGGAAAAAGATCAATGAGATCGAGTCCTTGACGGGCAAACTGGAGAAATTGATTCAGGCCCTTGATGCGGAGCTTGCAGACCCCGCCCTCTACGAGAAGGCTCCGGCAAAAGCCGCGCAACGCGCCAAGGAACGCGCCGATGCGGCCGAAAAGCTTGCTGCCGCGGAAGAACAATGGCTGGAACTGTCGGCGGAATACGAGGAAGCGATGGCGGGCTAG
- a CDS encoding molybdenum cofactor biosynthesis protein MoaE: MTVPITVRVQRDNFDIAAEVSALCRGRTDIGAVVTFSGLCRDEAGALSALELEHYPGMAEAEMERICREAIERFRLQAATAIHRFGRMAPGENIVLVITASPHRQAAFDGANFIMDFLKTSAPFWKKEHHADGSAGDWVSAKDADDAARGRWTRG, translated from the coding sequence ATGACCGTCCCCATCACCGTACGCGTCCAGCGCGACAACTTCGACATCGCCGCCGAGGTCTCCGCGCTGTGCCGCGGGCGGACGGATATCGGTGCGGTGGTCACGTTTTCCGGGTTGTGCCGCGACGAGGCCGGAGCGCTCAGCGCGCTCGAGCTCGAGCATTATCCCGGCATGGCGGAGGCGGAAATGGAACGCATCTGCCGCGAGGCAATCGAGCGCTTCCGACTGCAGGCCGCAACCGCCATCCACCGCTTCGGACGCATGGCGCCCGGGGAAAATATCGTCCTGGTGATAACCGCCTCCCCGCACCGGCAGGCGGCATTCGACGGCGCGAATTTCATCATGGATTTCCTGAAGACATCGGCGCCCTTCTGGAAGAAGGAACATCACGCCGACGGCAGCGCAGGCGATTGGGTCAGCGCGAAGGACGCGGACGATGCCGCCCGCGGCCGCTGGACGCGTGGGTGA
- a CDS encoding AMP-binding protein produces MGGSSEFSVAPFCVASLAARGHRPALLLRGGRIVSYHELAERVARLAHQWRGDRGLVMIEADLSEHAVVAYLAALEAGHAVALCGPASMVKDRDVLKPDYCYRRFDGRWRMERLKGDAIAPHPELAVLLSTSGSTGYGKWVRLSHMNIQSNARSIGEYLGLTAADRACLILPLHYSYGLSVLSAHLAVGASVYMPGRSILEDGFLDELAQSGSSNLSGVPYSYDLLEKVGFRDRDFPKLRFMTVAGGRMSPELVRRYNEHLSARDACLFVMYGQTEATARMAYMPPERLRGREDRIGIAIPGGSLTIEDENGRIISSADQAGELVYRGPNVMMGYASSRADLARGAELSELRTGDLAARDVDGFFRIVGRTKRISKIAGLRISHDSLEAALERQGVAAAVVGNDTEVHAYYAGSRDPDEVRRLLVEASGLTLLHVRASRLDNLPRTASGKIDYPALAVQSAAGACASSEEGSVEALFTQLFYPRRVRSEDSFLSLGGDSLRFVQLSIGLERTLGELPEAWEKLSIGELAALSGRERKYRQIGTDLLIRALAILLVVVHHETLWPIPGGSAAMVILAGFGLARFQSGALFSGAIGRLLRPLTQILVPYYLIVAGYALAWGDVPWASVFLVGNFGFADPGRHSMVPYLYWFIEAYCQMLLLFGALFAVPFVRRAAAKRPFAAGMVLFTAAFAARMAFPLLVDIGNRQIFTLPWIFYMAVLGWCAAMAATWKERSMVMLAGTGVFLFLGLYEGVWIGTKVKYLLQIAVLAALLFLPRIRMPQWGSRLILPLSAAGFHIYILHRFVPELLLLQIQPFLAPSAFALCSIVGGIALGISAWLGQRRLIAWLACARGGRISLAPAGGLGPGFASVGPLLALGPQEENQVQRQ; encoded by the coding sequence ATGGGCGGCTCAAGCGAATTTTCGGTAGCTCCGTTTTGTGTTGCAAGTCTGGCCGCGCGGGGGCATCGGCCGGCGCTGCTGTTGCGCGGCGGGCGGATCGTCAGCTATCACGAACTTGCCGAGCGCGTTGCGCGTCTGGCGCACCAATGGCGCGGCGATCGCGGCCTGGTGATGATCGAAGCCGACCTTTCCGAGCACGCCGTCGTCGCTTATCTGGCGGCCCTAGAGGCCGGTCACGCGGTCGCCCTCTGCGGCCCCGCTTCGATGGTCAAGGATCGCGACGTCCTCAAACCGGACTATTGCTACCGCCGTTTCGATGGCCGCTGGCGCATGGAGCGGCTGAAGGGAGACGCGATCGCGCCGCATCCCGAACTTGCCGTCCTGCTCTCGACGTCCGGCAGTACGGGATACGGAAAATGGGTGCGCCTGTCGCACATGAACATCCAATCCAACGCGCGGTCGATTGGCGAATATCTCGGCCTGACCGCAGCGGACCGAGCCTGCCTCATCCTGCCGCTCCATTATTCCTACGGGCTTTCCGTTCTGAGCGCCCACCTCGCCGTGGGCGCGAGCGTCTACATGCCGGGCCGATCGATTCTCGAAGATGGCTTCCTCGATGAACTTGCGCAGAGCGGCAGCTCCAATCTCTCCGGTGTTCCCTATTCCTATGACCTCCTGGAAAAAGTGGGATTCCGCGACCGGGATTTTCCGAAGCTGCGTTTCATGACGGTGGCCGGCGGACGCATGTCGCCGGAACTCGTTCGCCGCTACAATGAGCATCTTTCGGCGCGCGACGCGTGTCTTTTCGTGATGTACGGCCAGACAGAGGCGACGGCTCGGATGGCCTATATGCCGCCGGAACGTCTCCGGGGCAGGGAAGACCGGATCGGCATCGCGATTCCGGGCGGTAGCCTGACGATCGAGGATGAAAATGGAAGGATAATCTCCAGCGCCGATCAGGCCGGCGAGCTTGTTTATCGCGGCCCGAATGTGATGATGGGCTACGCGTCGTCACGCGCCGATCTCGCGCGGGGGGCCGAACTGTCGGAATTGCGGACCGGCGATCTGGCGGCAAGAGACGTGGATGGCTTTTTTCGGATCGTGGGACGAACGAAGCGGATATCGAAGATTGCCGGCCTCCGGATCAGCCACGACAGTCTGGAAGCGGCTCTTGAGCGGCAAGGCGTCGCTGCCGCGGTCGTCGGCAACGACACCGAAGTCCATGCCTATTATGCAGGAAGCCGCGATCCGGATGAAGTCCGCCGCCTGCTCGTCGAAGCGAGCGGCCTGACATTGCTGCATGTCCGTGCTTCGCGCCTGGACAACCTTCCGAGAACGGCTTCCGGCAAGATCGACTACCCGGCCCTTGCCGTCCAGTCGGCTGCGGGGGCGTGCGCCAGTTCGGAAGAGGGGAGCGTGGAGGCACTTTTTACCCAGCTCTTCTATCCGAGGAGGGTTCGATCGGAGGACAGCTTTCTGTCGCTTGGTGGCGATTCGCTCCGGTTTGTTCAGCTTTCGATCGGGCTCGAGAGAACCCTCGGAGAACTGCCGGAGGCCTGGGAAAAGCTGTCGATCGGCGAACTCGCTGCCCTGAGCGGCCGCGAGCGCAAGTACCGCCAGATCGGCACGGATCTGCTGATCCGGGCGCTGGCGATCCTGCTGGTCGTGGTTCACCACGAGACACTTTGGCCCATTCCGGGCGGATCCGCTGCGATGGTCATTCTCGCCGGCTTCGGTCTTGCACGATTCCAGAGCGGGGCGTTGTTCTCGGGCGCGATAGGAAGGCTGCTGCGGCCGCTTACGCAGATCCTCGTTCCCTATTATCTGATCGTGGCCGGCTACGCGCTCGCCTGGGGCGACGTGCCCTGGGCTTCGGTCTTTCTGGTCGGCAATTTCGGCTTTGCCGATCCGGGACGCCACAGCATGGTGCCCTATCTCTACTGGTTCATCGAAGCCTACTGCCAAATGCTGCTTTTGTTTGGCGCTCTTTTTGCTGTTCCGTTCGTCCGGCGCGCGGCGGCGAAGAGGCCCTTTGCCGCCGGCATGGTGCTGTTCACCGCGGCCTTTGCCGCCCGCATGGCTTTTCCGCTTCTCGTCGATATCGGCAACCGCCAGATATTCACCCTTCCATGGATATTCTACATGGCTGTGCTGGGCTGGTGTGCGGCAATGGCCGCAACGTGGAAAGAGCGCTCGATGGTGATGCTGGCAGGAACAGGCGTATTCCTGTTCCTCGGGCTTTATGAGGGCGTCTGGATCGGTACGAAAGTCAAATATCTGCTGCAGATCGCCGTATTGGCCGCGCTGCTTTTCCTGCCGCGCATTCGCATGCCGCAATGGGGTTCGCGGCTGATCCTGCCGCTGTCTGCAGCGGGCTTCCATATCTATATCCTGCACCGTTTCGTGCCTGAATTGCTGCTGCTGCAGATCCAGCCGTTCCTCGCGCCATCCGCCTTTGCCCTCTGCTCCATCGTCGGCGGCATCGCGCTTGGGATTTCCGCCTGGCTGGGGCAGCGTCGGCTCATCGCATGGCTTGCCTGCGCCCGAGGCGGGCGCATCTCGCTTGCCCCGGCGGGCGGGCTTGGGCCGGGGTTCGCCTCAGTCGGCCCACTTCTCGCCCTCGGTCCGCAGGAAGAAAACCAGGTCCAGCGTCAGTGA
- the pgsA gene encoding CDP-diacylglycerol--glycerol-3-phosphate 3-phosphatidyltransferase produces the protein MPTPIAYSIPNLLTYFRILIVPLIVFCFFIEGRLHSSDFARWTALILFVMASITDFFDGYLARIWKQTSNIGRMLDPIADKLLVASILLLVAADGTIAGWSIWAAIIILCREILVSGLREYLAALKVSVPVTRIAKWKTTIQMVAIAFLLAGPAGDKIVPYVTEAGILLLWIAAGITLYTGYDYFRAGLKHVVNE, from the coding sequence ATGCCAACGCCCATAGCCTATAGCATCCCGAATCTGCTGACCTATTTCCGTATCCTGATCGTACCGCTGATCGTCTTCTGCTTCTTCATCGAGGGACGGCTTCACAGCTCGGACTTTGCGCGCTGGACCGCGCTCATCCTCTTTGTCATGGCTTCGATCACGGACTTCTTCGACGGCTATCTCGCCCGCATATGGAAGCAGACCTCCAATATCGGCCGTATGCTCGACCCGATCGCAGACAAGCTGCTGGTCGCGTCGATCCTTTTGCTCGTCGCCGCCGACGGGACGATCGCCGGCTGGTCGATCTGGGCCGCCATCATCATTCTCTGCCGCGAGATCCTGGTTTCCGGCCTCCGCGAATATCTTGCAGCCCTCAAGGTCAGCGTTCCGGTGACGCGGATCGCCAAATGGAAGACGACGATCCAGATGGTGGCGATCGCCTTCCTGCTCGCCGGTCCGGCCGGCGACAAGATAGTGCCCTATGTGACGGAAGCCGGTATCCTGCTTCTGTGGATTGCGGCGGGCATCACCCTTTACACCGGCTATGACTATTTCCGCGCCGGCCTCAAACATGTGGTCAACGAATGA
- a CDS encoding branched-chain amino acid ABC transporter permease — MAYFLQQIANAVPVAALYAALAFGYAIAFAVTRRADLTYGALFAFAGQIFVLFSDVGWNRLWLVLPAALGLGAAAAVTFGLGAGLVAGRYVMRPLAFSSANAVVVASLGTLLVLMETARLASETRSLWLPPFLNEVVVFWPNPAFPVALTMVQLINTAFMVALVAGGHWLLSRSHAGRYWRAVSEDREAAALCGVDPGLVYIAAYGVASLIAAFCGILAASYYGNMDFGTGLTFGVKVLFIAAIGGQTAPLFAALGAAGIGLIETLWSAYGPILWRDFAIFGFLVIVLVVTRREKIIP, encoded by the coding sequence ATGGCCTACTTTCTGCAGCAGATTGCCAACGCCGTGCCCGTGGCCGCACTTTATGCGGCGCTCGCCTTCGGATACGCGATCGCCTTTGCGGTCACGCGGCGGGCGGACCTGACCTATGGCGCGCTATTCGCCTTTGCCGGACAAATCTTCGTACTCTTCTCGGACGTCGGCTGGAATCGGCTGTGGCTTGTGTTGCCCGCGGCGCTTGGGCTAGGGGCTGCGGCGGCCGTGACATTCGGCCTCGGCGCCGGTCTCGTTGCCGGGCGCTACGTCATGCGGCCCCTGGCCTTTTCCTCGGCGAACGCCGTGGTCGTCGCTTCGCTCGGAACCCTGTTGGTGTTGATGGAAACCGCCCGGCTTGCCTCCGAGACAAGAAGTCTCTGGCTGCCGCCCTTCCTGAACGAGGTGGTCGTGTTCTGGCCGAATCCCGCCTTTCCGGTCGCGCTGACCATGGTCCAGCTCATCAACACCGCTTTCATGGTGGCCCTTGTCGCCGGCGGCCATTGGCTGTTGAGCCGTTCCCACGCCGGCCGTTATTGGCGCGCCGTGTCCGAGGATCGCGAGGCCGCCGCACTTTGCGGTGTCGATCCGGGACTGGTCTATATCGCCGCCTATGGCGTGGCGTCGCTGATCGCCGCCTTCTGCGGGATTCTCGCGGCTTCCTATTACGGCAATATGGATTTCGGCACCGGCCTGACCTTCGGCGTAAAGGTCCTGTTCATCGCGGCCATCGGCGGGCAGACTGCGCCGTTGTTCGCTGCACTGGGTGCAGCCGGCATCGGCCTCATCGAGACGCTGTGGAGCGCCTATGGTCCGATCCTCTGGCGGGATTTCGCGATATTCGGCTTCCTGGTGATCGTGCTCGTGGTAACGCGCCGGGAAAAGATCATTCCTTGA